A single Inediibacterium massiliense DNA region contains:
- a CDS encoding efflux RND transporter periplasmic adaptor subunit, translating into MNKKMILLISAILCITLFFTGCTKKETVAAKEEKLVTVKTSTAQKKSIILKTTLSGKIKPMEESSIAPKTPGKVTKVHIELGDQVQKGAVLFELDKEDVINSIKQSKAAYEVALANLARTQEQMDMAKKNFERNKNLYEEGAISLQQYEQAEFSASDTNLLVVKAQLAQAKAALDSANSRLTDCTITAPISGFVTSVNINEGEMASVGAPALTIANIHTVMIETNISENMINKVHLGDTVDVFIKSANEKPFKGKISALSPAPNKNELTYPLKVSLENKDTLIKAGMFAEIHIVSEKKDNIIIIPSDAVITKEGNQVVFVVNKNTAKAKEVHLGLDNGKEVEVTKGLKEGDVIVTKGQNYLDDGNKVKIKK; encoded by the coding sequence ATGAACAAAAAAATGATTTTATTAATCTCAGCAATCCTTTGCATCACATTATTTTTCACTGGATGCACAAAAAAAGAAACTGTTGCTGCAAAAGAAGAAAAATTAGTTACTGTAAAAACATCTACTGCACAAAAAAAATCTATTATTCTAAAAACAACTCTATCAGGAAAAATAAAACCTATGGAAGAATCAAGCATTGCTCCAAAAACTCCTGGAAAAGTAACCAAAGTACATATTGAACTTGGTGATCAAGTTCAAAAGGGAGCTGTTTTGTTTGAATTAGATAAAGAAGATGTAATCAATTCTATAAAACAATCTAAAGCTGCATATGAAGTAGCTTTGGCAAATTTAGCTCGTACTCAAGAACAAATGGATATGGCAAAGAAAAATTTTGAGAGAAATAAGAATTTATACGAAGAAGGAGCCATATCTTTGCAGCAATATGAGCAAGCTGAGTTTTCCGCTTCTGATACAAATCTTTTAGTAGTTAAAGCACAGCTCGCTCAAGCAAAGGCTGCTTTAGATTCTGCAAATTCTCGTCTTACAGATTGTACCATTACAGCCCCTATTTCAGGTTTTGTTACTTCTGTAAATATTAATGAAGGAGAGATGGCATCTGTAGGTGCTCCTGCTCTTACTATTGCAAATATTCATACAGTTATGATCGAAACAAATATATCAGAAAATATGATCAACAAAGTTCATCTAGGAGATACAGTAGATGTATTCATAAAATCTGCAAACGAAAAACCTTTTAAAGGAAAAATATCTGCTCTTTCTCCTGCTCCAAATAAAAATGAATTGACCTATCCATTAAAAGTCTCTTTAGAAAATAAAGATACTTTGATTAAAGCAGGGATGTTTGCAGAAATTCATATTGTTTCTGAGAAAAAAGACAATATTATTATCATTCCATCTGATGCAGTTATTACGAAGGAAGGAAATCAAGTAGTATTTGTAGTAAACAAAAATACAGCAAAAGCTAAAGAAGTACATTTAGGATTAGACAACGGAAAAGAAGTAGAAGTTACAAAAGGACTCAAAGAAGGAGATGTAATTGTGACAAAAGGTCAAAACTACTTAGATGATGGCAATAAAGTAAAAATTAAAAAATAG